The Arctopsyche grandis isolate Sample6627 chromosome 5, ASM5162203v2, whole genome shotgun sequence genome includes a window with the following:
- the LOC143911773 gene encoding uncharacterized protein LOC143911773, producing MAGYSQYDSSKYNTELSRIIQDINNGYRVLVIMRGLPGSGKSTAAKSVIQSTVNYSSLTHILSTDDYFKTSNGRYVFDVAKLSDAHSWNQRRANQYLCQGVSPIIIDNTNLEVWEMKPYVASGIGNGYIIKILEPKTPWAMKPAELARRNCHGVPIVKIKKMLDKFQSNITSDFLIRYFEFEYSSQRKPPMKRNAPEIVNKTNLNPLPTVKPASNVDDYTVVKSRNGGGYKMSYDLIDLGDTDDWVVAEPAKNIVCNGIQPEVLDSNDSWTDTWSSNNDNADVGDRSKPQRTVLKGSAKATDKLKNPFAVNWEPIGESLSNWENFESLLTPPAVNNLHSNIIVSSCEAGTNTRSFDINPANENCFKVLSAGSRDINLHNVTTLPNNILKAKLTLDKGVMTSELTMDPGGSVESSRLQSVAELKDLFSNIPEKYIHDVLDKCNGDVNWTVEILLDGKNNENFIDLPEIVSKTFETNHVQEKVASVALNTSETSEKKSKMNKVHSKVRKDKSPSEISTELKKQIEGSFQFSNDHYSDHCLKLKKKIHGEEVDVKTPSEDVDVDNEGRSSSESSDEPDSNDKVVSFRMGRDFFKQLDTMYGTNSAWDDNLEPIIHLPTSLVNQIHALWLESICNQIEVQRGYSEIMMAEDEELARGLEAIEQLQGAEGQEPGVANLVEIMDMEIALANYNNIGSQWKQAPEDLATKLTQMKLVQMFPNIEESLLIEIYNAHDNNFEQTFHVLLINTGQISESQTEGIDGNAFKKLLADLERDLLERASREKEKPLNPDLFNDEDVINIPGEDGEDIIVDNKAAVQFFRQQAQHHLNIRNENIKKAKEYMSKGMVQVAAYYSQIAALHKKKHEYANNLAASRLMQVSASGTDSYTLDLHSLYVMEALLVLDVFLDKHISELRERKLSTSKLFLITGRGRHSPGQQPRIKPAVKKRLGERGLCAYEINPGLLGVFITSLSILPSSASNNY from the exons ATGGCTGGTTACAGTCAATATGATTCATCGAAATACAATACGGAGCTGAGCCGTATCATACAAGATATAAATAATGGGTATCGAGTGCTGGTTATTATGAGAGGTTTGCCAGGCAGCGGAAAGAGTACTGCGGCGAAAAGTGTTATACAGTCGACGGTGAATTACAGCAGTTTAACACACATTCTCAGTACGGACGATTATTTTAAGACGAGCAACGGTAGATATGTTTTCGATGTTGCAAAATTGAGCGACGCTCATAGTTGGAATCAACGTAGAGCAAACCAATACTTGTGTCAAGGAGTCAGCCCTATAATAATTGACAATACGAATTTGGAGGTATGGGAAATGAAACCGTATGTAGCTTCAGGCATAGGCAAcggttatattataaaaatcttagAGCCGAAAACTCCTTGGGCTATGAAGCCTGCTGAATTGGCACGAAGGAATTGCCACGGTGTGccaattgttaaaataaaaaaaatgctggatAAATTTCAGTCAAATATAACGTCAGACTTCCTAATAAGATATTTCGAATTTGAATATTCGTCACAGCGAAAACCGCCAATGAAAAGAAATGCGCCTGAAATCGTCAATAAAACCAATTTGAACCCTTTGCCGACGGTAAAGCCTGCTTCAAATGTTGACGATTATACCGTTGTGAAATCTAGAAACGGAGGTGGGTATAAGATGTCTTATGATTTGATCGATCTCGGTGATACTGATGATTGGGTCGTTGCTGAGCCTGCTAAGAATATAGTTTGTAACGGTATCCAGCCTGAAGTGTTGGATAGTAACGATTCTTGGACTGACACTTGGTCGTCTAATAACGATAATGCTGATGTTGGCGATAGGTCTAAGCCACAGAGGACAGTGTTAAAAGGGTCTGCGAAAGCTACTGATAAATTGAAGAATCCGTTTGCCGTTAATTGGGAGCCGATTGGGGAGTCGCTTTCGAATTGGGAAAACTTCGAAAGTCTTCTTACACCTCCTGCGGTTAATAATTTACATTCTAACATCATCGTTTCTAGTTGTGAAGCAGGAACCAACACTCGCAGTTTTGATATAAATCCTgcaaatgaaaattgttttaaggtTTTGTCTGCTGGAAGTAGGGATATTAATTTGCATAATGTCACAACATTGcctaataatatattgaaagcAAAATTAACTCTTGATAAAGGTGTAATGACATCTGAACTGACTATGGATCCCGGAGGGTCTGTTGAAAGTTCAAGGCTTCAATCAGTCGCCGAACTGAAGGACTTGTTTTCAAACATTCCTGAAAAATACATTCACGATGTTTTAGATAAATGTAACGGTGATGTGAACTGGACAGTTGAGATTTTACTCGACggtaaaaacaatgaaaatttcatcgatttGCCTGAAATTGTATCCAAGACGTTTGAAACTAATCACGTTCAAGAAAAAGTTGCATCCGTTGCATTGAACACTTCTGAAACATCTGAAAAAAAGTCCAAAATGAACAAAGTTCACTCGAAAGTCAGGAAGGACAAATCTCCATCTGAGATCTCCACAGAGCTAAAGAAACAAATCGAAGGTAGTTTTCAATTTAGCAACGATCACTATTCTGACCATTgcttaaaattaaagaaaaagatacacgGGGAAGAGGTCGATGTGAAGACTCCTAGTGAGGATGTAGATGTCGACAACGAGGGTAGATCTAGTAGCGAGAGTTCCGACGAACCGGATTCTAATGATAAAGTCGTTTCTTTTCGTATGGGTCGTGACTTCTTTAAACAATTGGATACAATGTATGGTACGAATAGTGCATGGGATGATAATTTGGAGccaataatccatttaccaaCGTCGTTGGTGAATCAGATTCATGCATTGTGGCTTGAATCTATTTGTAATCAGATTGAAGTGCAGAGGGGTTATAGTGAAATCATGATGGCTGAAGACGAGGAGCTGGCtcg GGGACTAGAAGCTATAGAACAACTGCAAGGAGCCGAGGGTCAAGAGCCTGGAGTGGCTAATTTAGTCGAAATTATGGATATGGAAATAGCTTTAGCCAATTATAACAATATCGGGTCACAGTGGAAACAAGCGCCAGAAGATCTTGCTACAAAATTAACGCAGATGAAATTGGTGCAGATGTTCCCAAACATCGAGGAATCTCTTCTCATCGAAATTTACAATGCGCACGATAATAATTTTGAGCAAACTTTccat gTCTTATTAATTAATACGGGTCAAATATCAGAATCTCAAACAGAAGGAATAGACGGCAACGCTTTTAAAAAGTTATTGGCAGATTTGGAAAGAGATCTGCTTGAAAGAGCTAGTAGAGAAAAAGAAAAG CCGTTGAATCCAGATTTGTTTAACGATGAAGATGTTATAAACATTCCGGGAGAAGATGGTGAGGATATAATAGTTGACAATAAAGCGGCCGTGCAATTCTTCAG ACAACAAGCTCAGCATCATCTTAACATACGcaacgaaaacatcaaaaaagcgAAAGAATACATGTCTAAAGGAATGGTTCAAGTCGCTGCGTATTATTCGCAAATAGCCGCTTTGCACAAGAAAAAGCACGAATACGCCAACAATTTAGCTGCTAGTAGACTGATGCAG GTCAGCGCTTCCGGTACCGATTCTTACACCTTAGACTTACATAGCCTCTACGTGATGGAGGCGCTCCTAGTTCTGGATGTGTTTTTAGATAAACACATTTCAGAGCTAAGAGAAAGAAAATTGTCCACTTCCAAACTTTTTTTGATAACGGGGAGGGGTCGTCACAGTCCCGGGCAACAGCCCCGGATCAAACCCGCGGTGAAGAAGCGGCTTGGCGAACGTGGATTATG tgcaTACGAGATTAATCCTGGATTACTTGGAGTGTTCATCACGTCTCTGTCTATTTTGCCATCAAGTGCATCTAATAATTATTAA